A window of Diabrotica virgifera virgifera chromosome 9, PGI_DIABVI_V3a contains these coding sequences:
- the LOC126892101 gene encoding uncharacterized protein LOC126892101 isoform X5 — protein MRQESDVLEEWDGVSVAAGSGSSTRPRWRRSAGQQRSKLEAVSGTANGPRWRRSAGQRRSKLDGNQRESNGARWGRSAEPQRSKVEAVSGTPTKVEAFSGTATVQGGGSQQDSNGPRWRRSAGQQRFKGGGGQRDSNGPRWRRSAGEQRSKVEAVSGTATVQGGGDQRDSNGPRWKRSAGQQWSKVESISGTATVQGRGGQRDSNGPRWRRSAGQQRSKVETVSGTAMVQGGVDQRDSNGPR, from the exons ATGCGTCAAGAAAGCGATGTTCTTGAAGAATGGGACGGTGTCAGCGTGGCGGCGGGCAGCGGGAGCAGCACCAGGCCGAGGTGGaggcgatcagcgggacagcaacggtccaagttggaggcggtcagcgggacagcaaacggtccaaggtggaggcggtcagcgggacagcgaCGGTCCAAGTTGGATGGCAATCAGCGTGAGAGCAATGGTGCAAGGTGGGGTCGATCAGCGGAAccgcaacggtccaaggtggaggcggtCAGCGGGACACCAACCAAGGTGGAGGCgttcagcgggacagcaacggtccaaggtggaggcagTCAGcaggacagcaacggtccaaggtggaggcgatcagcgggacagcaacggttcAAAGGTGGAGGCGgccagcgggacagcaacggtccaaggtggaggcgatcagcgggagagcaacggtccaaggtggaggcggtcagcgggacagcgacggtccaaggtggaggcgatcagcgggacagcaacggtccaaggtggaaacggtcagcgggacagcaatggtccaaggtggagtcgatcagcgggacagcaacggtccaaggtagaggcggtcagcgggacagcaacggtccaaggtggaggcgatcagcgggacagcaacggtccaag gtggagacggtcagcgggacagcaatggtccaag gtggagtcgatcagcgggacagcaacggtccaaggtag
- the LOC126892101 gene encoding uncharacterized protein LOC126892101 isoform X3, producing MRQESDVLEEWDGVSVAAGSGSSTRPRWRRSAGQQRSKLEAVSGTANGPRWRRSAGQRRSKLDGNQRESNGARWGRSAEPQRSKVEAVSGTPTKVEAFSGTATVQGGGSQQDSNGPRWRRSAGQQRFKGGGGQRDSNGPRWRRSAGEQRSKVEAVSGTATVQGGGDQRDSNGPRWKRSAGQQWSKVESISGTATVQGRGGQRDSNGPRWRRSAGQQRSKVETVSGTATVQGGVDPRDSNGPRWRRSAGQQWSKVVAISGTTTVQGGVDQRDSNGPR from the exons ATGCGTCAAGAAAGCGATGTTCTTGAAGAATGGGACGGTGTCAGCGTGGCGGCGGGCAGCGGGAGCAGCACCAGGCCGAGGTGGaggcgatcagcgggacagcaacggtccaagttggaggcggtcagcgggacagcaaacggtccaaggtggaggcggtcagcgggacagcgaCGGTCCAAGTTGGATGGCAATCAGCGTGAGAGCAATGGTGCAAGGTGGGGTCGATCAGCGGAAccgcaacggtccaaggtggaggcggtCAGCGGGACACCAACCAAGGTGGAGGCgttcagcgggacagcaacggtccaaggtggaggcagTCAGcaggacagcaacggtccaaggtggaggcgatcagcgggacagcaacggttcAAAGGTGGAGGCGgccagcgggacagcaacggtccaaggtggaggcgatcagcgggagagcaacggtccaaggtggaggcggtcagcgggacagcgacggtccaaggtggaggcgatcagcgggacagcaacggtccaaggtggaaacggtcagcgggacagcaatggtccaaggtggagtcgatcagcgggacagcaacggtccaaggtagaggcggtcagcgggacagcaacggtccaaggtggaggcgatcagcgggacagcaacggtccaag gtggagacggtcagcgggacagcaacggtccaaggtggagtcgatccgcgggacagcaacggtccaaggtggagacggtcagcgggacagcaatgGTCCAAAGTGGTGGCGATCAGCGGGACaacaacggtccaaggtggagtcgatcagcgggacagcaacggtccaaggtag
- the LOC126892101 gene encoding uncharacterized protein LOC126892101 isoform X1, with amino-acid sequence MRQESDVLEEWDGVSVAAGSGSSTRPRWRRSAGQQRSKLEAVSGTANGPRWRRSAGQRRSKLDGNQRESNGARWGRSAEPQRSKVEAVSGTPTKVEAFSGTATVQGGGSQQDSNGPRWRRSAGQQRFKGGGGQRDSNGPRWRRSAGEQRSKVEAVSGTATVQGGGDQRDSNGPRWKRSAGQQWSKVEAISGTATVQGRGGQRDSNGPRWRRSAGQQRSKVEAVSGTATVQGGDGQRDSNGPRWSRSAGQQRSKVETVSGTATVQGGVDPRDSNGPRWRRSAGQQWSKVVAISGTTTVQGGVDQRDSNGPR; translated from the exons ATGCGTCAAGAAAGCGATGTTCTTGAAGAATGGGACGGTGTCAGCGTGGCGGCGGGCAGCGGGAGCAGCACCAGGCCGAGGTGGaggcgatcagcgggacagcaacggtccaagttggaggcggtcagcgggacagcaaacggtccaaggtggaggcggtcagcgggacagcgaCGGTCCAAGTTGGATGGCAATCAGCGTGAGAGCAATGGTGCAAGGTGGGGTCGATCAGCGGAAccgcaacggtccaaggtggaggcggtCAGCGGGACACCAACCAAGGTGGAGGCgttcagcgggacagcaacggtccaaggtggaggcagTCAGcaggacagcaacggtccaaggtggaggcgatcagcgggacagcaacggttcAAAGGTGGAGGCGgccagcgggacagcaacggtccaaggtggaggcgatcagcgggagagcaacggtccaaggtggaggcggtcagcgggacagcgacggtccaaggtggaggcgatcagcgggacagcaacggtccaaggtggaaacggtcagcgggacagcaatggtccaag gtggaggcgatcagcgggacagcaacggtccaaggtagaggcggtcagcgggacagcaacggtccaaggtggaggcgatcagcgggacagcaacggtccaag gtagaggcggtcagcgggacagcaacggtccaaggtggagacggtcagcgggacagcaatggtccaaggtggagtcgatcagcgggacagcaacggtccaaggtggagacggtcagcgggacagcaacggtccaaggtggagtcgatccgcgggacagcaacggtccaaggtggagacggtcagcgggacagcaatgGTCCAAAGTGGTGGCGATCAGCGGGACaacaacggtccaaggtggagtcgatcagcgggacagcaacggtccaaggtag
- the LOC126892101 gene encoding uncharacterized protein LOC126892101 isoform X2 codes for MRQESDVLEEWDGVSVAAGSGSSTRPRWRRSAGQQRSKLEAVSGTANGPRWRRSAGQRRSKLDGNQRESNGARWGRSAEPQRSKVEAVSGTPTKVEAFSGTATVQGGGSQQDSNGPRWRRSAGQQRFKGGGGQRDSNGPRWRRSAGEQRSKVEAVSGTATVQGGGDQRDSNGPRWKRSAGQQWSKVESISGTATVQGRGGQRDSNGPRWRRSAGQQRSKVEAVSGTATVQGGGDQRDSNGPRWRRSAGQQWSKVVAISGTTTVQGGVDQRDSNGPR; via the exons ATGCGTCAAGAAAGCGATGTTCTTGAAGAATGGGACGGTGTCAGCGTGGCGGCGGGCAGCGGGAGCAGCACCAGGCCGAGGTGGaggcgatcagcgggacagcaacggtccaagttggaggcggtcagcgggacagcaaacggtccaaggtggaggcggtcagcgggacagcgaCGGTCCAAGTTGGATGGCAATCAGCGTGAGAGCAATGGTGCAAGGTGGGGTCGATCAGCGGAAccgcaacggtccaaggtggaggcggtCAGCGGGACACCAACCAAGGTGGAGGCgttcagcgggacagcaacggtccaaggtggaggcagTCAGcaggacagcaacggtccaaggtggaggcgatcagcgggacagcaacggttcAAAGGTGGAGGCGgccagcgggacagcaacggtccaaggtggaggcgatcagcgggagagcaacggtccaaggtggaggcggtcagcgggacagcgacggtccaaggtggaggcgatcagcgggacagcaacggtccaaggtggaaacggtcagcgggacagcaatggtccaaggtggagtcgatcagcgggacagcaacggtccaaggtagaggcggtcagcgggacagcaacggtccaaggtggaggcgatcagcgggacagcaacggtccaaggtagaggcggtcagcgggacagcaacggtccaaggtggaggcgatcagcgggacagcaacggtccaag gtggagacggtcagcgggacagcaatgGTCCAAAGTGGTGGCGATCAGCGGGACaacaacggtccaaggtggagtcgatcagcgggacagcaacggtccaaggtag
- the LOC126892101 gene encoding uncharacterized protein LOC126892101 isoform X4 yields the protein MRQESDVLEEWDGVSVAAGSGSSTRPRWRRSAGQQRSKLEAVSGTANGPRWRRSAGQRRSKLDGNQRESNGARWGRSAEPQRSKVEAVSGTPTKVEAFSGTATVQGGGSQQDSNGPRWRRSAGQQRFKGGGGQRDSNGPRWRRSAGEQRSKVEAVSGTATVQGGGDQRDSNGPRWKRSAGQQWSKVESISGTATVQGRGGQRDSNGPRWRRSAGQQRSKVEAVSGTATVQGGGDQRDSNGPR from the exons ATGCGTCAAGAAAGCGATGTTCTTGAAGAATGGGACGGTGTCAGCGTGGCGGCGGGCAGCGGGAGCAGCACCAGGCCGAGGTGGaggcgatcagcgggacagcaacggtccaagttggaggcggtcagcgggacagcaaacggtccaaggtggaggcggtcagcgggacagcgaCGGTCCAAGTTGGATGGCAATCAGCGTGAGAGCAATGGTGCAAGGTGGGGTCGATCAGCGGAAccgcaacggtccaaggtggaggcggtCAGCGGGACACCAACCAAGGTGGAGGCgttcagcgggacagcaacggtccaaggtggaggcagTCAGcaggacagcaacggtccaaggtggaggcgatcagcgggacagcaacggttcAAAGGTGGAGGCGgccagcgggacagcaacggtccaaggtggaggcgatcagcgggagagcaacggtccaaggtggaggcggtcagcgggacagcgacggtccaaggtggaggcgatcagcgggacagcaacggtccaaggtggaaacggtcagcgggacagcaatggtccaaggtggagtcgatcagcgggacagcaacggtccaaggtagaggcggtcagcgggacagcaacggtccaaggtggaggcgatcagcgggacagcaacggtccaaggtagaggcggtcagcgggacagcaacggtccaaggtggaggcgatcagcgggacagcaacggtccaag gtag